A single window of Hyphomicrobiales bacterium DNA harbors:
- a CDS encoding Glycoside hydrolase: protein MQGTDVITIANLEAGFTMPPEDSRIMMRWWWFGPVIEEEQLDREMLAMKDAGIGGFELAFLYPMHFDDEPQGFRTHRFLSDSFLKRVNFVSRRALELGLRMDVTIGSGWSYGGPYITEELAAQRLRSEIREVAPGRDRVARAVPYEHEKLVAVLVGKGSKQEMPRSYEVVDISGEGKLRLPAWDGPRVVAFYFSAPTGQVVKRATIGAEGYVLDHMKRASIERHLAEVGDTLMDAVEPGSVYSIFCDSLEVYGGNWTDGLIEEFRRRRGYDLTPHLPLIEHPIGETWPEIRRDFGLTLAELYEENFLVPMRAWADRRGVRFRIQNYGMPPASITSHRHAGLIEGEGFGWAGIPQTKWASSAGHLLGRPVISSETWTWIHSPAFRATPVDMKGEADQHFLLGINQLIGHGWPYSPPEAGKPGWMLYAAGALSHTNPWWPVMPDLARYLHRVSFLLRQGEPVAAVGLYAPTHDALGDFEVGTKEYLNLWKQTEIRIGKVIPRAIRNAGFDFDLFDDGTLEEAKTRPFECIVLPNVRFLPEKTRQWLQAFAARGGKVVAVGRRPEGDWPDLTVVAEEELAVWLPDHVVSHMQRAEPAPDIGFVRRRLGDGDIYFVANTGAKPVQLSARFASEGSHIELWDALHDRRVSVAGPEVALDLPAYGSVFVILRASAGAQVPPAPRAATLRGSKPLQDGWSFAADDGTSQSVTLPHDWSKAPGLAHFSGRGRYVTRVRLDQPLDSSARVMLDFGEVGPYRQELNEHGTIRGNSYAASLTPPLREVAIVRVNGREVGSVFAPPYAIDLTSAWQDGENEITVDVYNTAINLLAEGGRLPDMERLVAQYGQRARLQDLDDLKPLPSGLVTVPTLRILG from the coding sequence ATGCAAGGCACCGACGTGATTACGATCGCCAATCTTGAGGCCGGTTTCACCATGCCGCCGGAAGACAGTCGCATCATGATGCGCTGGTGGTGGTTTGGGCCTGTCATCGAGGAAGAGCAACTCGACCGCGAAATGCTGGCGATGAAGGACGCGGGGATCGGCGGCTTCGAACTCGCCTTCCTCTATCCAATGCATTTCGACGACGAACCCCAAGGTTTCAGGACGCATCGCTTCCTCTCTGACAGTTTTCTCAAGCGTGTGAATTTCGTTTCGCGACGCGCTTTGGAGCTGGGGCTGCGCATGGACGTGACCATCGGCAGCGGCTGGTCCTACGGCGGTCCCTACATCACGGAAGAGCTTGCAGCACAACGATTACGCAGCGAGATCCGCGAAGTGGCGCCCGGTCGCGACCGCGTGGCGCGCGCCGTGCCTTATGAGCACGAAAAGCTCGTTGCGGTCCTTGTCGGCAAGGGGTCGAAACAGGAGATGCCCCGTAGCTATGAAGTCGTCGACATCAGCGGTGAGGGCAAGTTGCGGCTGCCGGCCTGGGATGGCCCGCGCGTGGTCGCGTTTTATTTTTCCGCACCCACCGGGCAGGTGGTGAAGCGCGCGACGATCGGCGCCGAGGGCTATGTGCTCGACCATATGAAGCGCGCCTCGATCGAGCGCCACCTCGCCGAGGTCGGCGACACCCTCATGGACGCGGTGGAGCCTGGGAGCGTCTATTCCATCTTCTGCGACAGCCTGGAAGTCTATGGCGGGAACTGGACTGACGGGCTTATCGAGGAGTTCAGGCGTCGGCGCGGCTATGATCTGACGCCTCACCTGCCTTTGATCGAGCACCCAATCGGCGAGACCTGGCCTGAGATCCGCCGGGATTTCGGCCTGACGCTGGCCGAGCTTTACGAGGAGAACTTCCTCGTCCCGATGCGGGCCTGGGCTGACCGGCGCGGCGTGCGCTTCCGCATCCAGAACTACGGCATGCCGCCGGCCTCCATCACGAGCCACCGCCATGCGGGCCTGATCGAGGGGGAAGGCTTTGGCTGGGCCGGCATTCCCCAGACAAAATGGGCGTCGTCGGCCGGCCATCTCCTCGGCAGGCCTGTGATATCCTCGGAGACTTGGACCTGGATCCATTCGCCCGCGTTCCGCGCCACGCCTGTTGATATGAAGGGCGAGGCCGACCAGCATTTCCTCTTGGGGATCAACCAGTTGATCGGCCACGGCTGGCCCTATTCGCCGCCCGAGGCGGGCAAGCCCGGATGGATGCTCTATGCGGCCGGCGCGCTCTCGCACACCAATCCCTGGTGGCCGGTGATGCCGGATCTTGCGCGCTATCTCCACCGCGTCAGCTTTTTGCTGCGGCAGGGCGAACCGGTGGCGGCCGTCGGGCTCTATGCGCCGACCCACGATGCGCTCGGTGATTTCGAGGTCGGCACGAAGGAATATCTCAACCTGTGGAAACAGACCGAAATTCGCATCGGCAAGGTCATTCCGCGTGCCATCCGCAACGCGGGCTTCGACTTCGACCTGTTCGACGACGGGACGCTTGAGGAAGCGAAGACGCGGCCGTTCGAATGCATCGTGCTGCCGAACGTGCGGTTTCTCCCGGAAAAAACACGCCAATGGCTTCAGGCGTTCGCAGCGCGGGGTGGCAAGGTGGTGGCCGTGGGCCGGCGTCCCGAAGGTGACTGGCCGGATCTCACCGTTGTCGCGGAGGAGGAACTCGCCGTCTGGCTCCCCGACCATGTCGTGTCCCATATGCAGCGCGCCGAGCCGGCGCCGGACATCGGCTTCGTGCGGCGGCGTCTCGGTGACGGTGATATCTATTTCGTGGCCAATACGGGCGCGAAGCCCGTCCAGCTCTCAGCGCGCTTCGCGTCGGAGGGCTCGCATATCGAGCTGTGGGATGCGCTGCATGACCGGCGCGTGTCCGTCGCGGGCCCGGAGGTGGCGCTTGATTTGCCTGCCTATGGCTCGGTCTTTGTCATCCTGCGTGCGTCCGCCGGTGCCCAGGTCCCGCCGGCACCGCGCGCCGCGACGTTGCGGGGGAGCAAGCCCTTGCAGGATGGCTGGAGCTTCGCAGCCGATGACGGGACAAGCCAGTCTGTCACGCTGCCCCATGATTGGTCGAAAGCGCCGGGCCTCGCCCATTTCTCGGGGCGGGGACGCTATGTGACACGCGTGAGGCTCGATCAGCCGCTCGACAGCAGCGCGAGGGTGATGCTCGATTTCGGCGAGGTTGGGCCATATCGGCAAGAGCTCAACGAACACGGCACGATTCGCGGCAATTCTTATGCTGCGTCGCTGACGCCGCCGCTGCGCGAGGTTGCGATCGTGCGCGTCAACGGACGCGAGGTCGGCTCCGTTTTTGCGCCGCCCTATGCGATCGACCTGACGTCAGCATGGCAGGACGGTGAGAACGAGATCACGGTTGATGTTTATAACACCGCTATCAATCTTCTCGCTGAAGGCGGTCGCCTGCCGGACATGGAGCGCCTTGTCGCGCAGTATGGGCAGAGGGCGCGGCTGCAGGATCTCGATGATCTCAAGCCCTTGCCGTCCGGTCTTGTCACCGTGCCGACGCTCCGGATCCTCGGTTAA
- a CDS encoding Rhamnulokinase, whose translation MSVPRYVAVIDIGKTNAKLVLHDIATTTDMAVYRTPNASLAGPPYPHVDVDRLWRFICDALARIAAEHRVDAISITTHGACAALLSADAGKTPDDDGLSLPILDYEATPPTALSAAYDRPRPDFRETASPALPNGLNLGRQLFWLEQAFPEDFARTRCIVTYPQYWAFRLTGETACDASSLGCHTDLWQPHAGCFSSLVEQRGWQRLFAPVRSSFAVLGPLRPEIAARVGLGRQAVPVHAGIHDSNASLLPYLLQRPAPFSVISTGTWVVSFAVGGKPVTLDPARDTLCNVDALGRATPSARFMGGREFEILTQGTSQPPTEAELARVLSSGLMALPAFASGTGPFPTGAGAWTRDPATLTAGERTAVASLYAALLSLTDLMLIGADGPIIVEGPFAANTVYRDCLAAVSGRTVLPSEGATGTSTGAALLALGEAGLRYRAVVPSSQQADAVLAPLWADLYRAYARQWHEAVAGHLKPEA comes from the coding sequence GTGAGCGTTCCGCGCTACGTTGCCGTCATCGATATCGGCAAAACCAACGCCAAGCTTGTCCTGCATGACATCGCCACGACGACCGACATGGCCGTCTACCGAACCCCCAATGCCTCCCTGGCTGGGCCGCCCTACCCACATGTGGATGTGGACAGGCTGTGGCGCTTCATCTGCGACGCCCTGGCGCGGATCGCCGCCGAGCACCGCGTCGACGCCATTTCGATCACCACGCACGGCGCCTGTGCCGCCTTGTTGTCCGCAGACGCCGGCAAAACCCCGGACGATGATGGACTAAGCCTGCCCATCCTCGACTATGAGGCGACACCGCCCACCGCGCTCAGCGCCGCCTATGACCGCCCGCGACCGGATTTCCGGGAAACCGCCTCGCCCGCCCTCCCCAACGGGCTCAACCTGGGCCGCCAGCTATTCTGGCTAGAGCAGGCTTTCCCGGAGGACTTCGCCCGCACCCGCTGCATCGTGACCTATCCGCAGTACTGGGCTTTCCGGCTGACCGGTGAGACCGCCTGCGACGCTTCGAGCCTCGGCTGCCACACCGACCTCTGGCAACCCCACGCGGGCTGCTTCTCCAGCCTCGTGGAACAGCGCGGCTGGCAGCGCCTGTTCGCGCCGGTGCGCTCCTCCTTCGCCGTGCTGGGCCCGCTTCGGCCGGAGATCGCCGCGCGCGTCGGATTGGGGCGCCAGGCGGTGCCTGTCCATGCCGGCATCCACGACTCCAACGCGTCGCTCCTGCCCTATCTGCTGCAACGGCCCGCGCCATTTTCCGTCATCTCGACGGGCACCTGGGTAGTCTCCTTCGCAGTCGGCGGTAAGCCGGTGACGCTCGATCCCGCCCGCGATACGCTCTGCAATGTCGACGCGCTCGGCCGCGCCACGCCATCCGCGCGCTTCATGGGCGGACGTGAATTCGAGATCCTCACGCAAGGGACATCCCAGCCCCCCACGGAAGCTGAACTTGCGCGCGTTCTCTCATCTGGCCTCATGGCGCTGCCCGCCTTCGCGTCAGGAACCGGGCCCTTTCCGACAGGCGCCGGTGCCTGGACACGGGATCCCGCCACGCTTACGGCGGGGGAGCGCACGGCCGTCGCCAGCCTCTATGCTGCGCTTCTTTCGTTGACTGATCTGATGTTGATCGGTGCCGACGGCCCGATCATCGTCGAGGGCCCCTTCGCGGCCAATACCGTCTACCGGGATTGTCTCGCGGCGGTCAGCGGCCGCACTGTCCTCCCCTCGGAAGGCGCGACCGGCACGAGCACAGGCGCGGCTCTGCTTGCCCTCGGAGAAGCCGGCCTCCGGTACCGCGCTGTCGTTCCGTCATCACAGCAGGCCGATGCGGTCCTCGCACCCCTATGGGCCGATCTCTACCGCGCCTATGCCCGGCAATGGCACGAAGCCGTCGCCGGGCATCTCAAGCCCGAGGCTTAA